CTTGCTTGCGTCTGTGCCGGAGCCGACCGCGCTGGTTAGCGCGAGGCTCATAGCTGAGTTGTAGGCTGAAATGTCTCTGGATGACCCATCTTTAGAATGACCGAACTTTCATGTCCAGTCCAATCATTTGTCATAAAGGCGTGATTGCGAGAAGTGATGCGACGTGCGGCGCGGCGGACGTTATGATCGCTGTAAGAACCACGGTTTGCCCCTCGCTCTTCATCGCTGCTGTGCCGAGAAGCTGACAGCGGTCGTACGCCAACCCACTCACCGCCGAAGGGCAGTAGGGACGTACCTCGTTGAATCGACGTGCTTTTCTGAAGTTGTCGGCTGCGTCCGCGCTCTGCGCCGGGCCGCTGGCTGGTTGCCGTCGTCAACAGGTGAACCACATCGTCTGGGCGTTGGGGTGGATCCCCGACGTGGAATACGGCAACCTCTGGACCGCGCTCGATCGTGGGTTCTTTACGCAATCCGGCGCGCGTGTTGATTATTTTCCCGGTGGCCCGAACGCCCCGCAGCCGGTTGTGATGGTAGCGGCCGGGGAAGCCACACTCGGCGATGCTGAGTGGTTGCCGCTTACCGATGCCGTGCTGCAGGGCAATGACTTCGTCGTCATCGCCGCGCAGTTTCCCATTCTGCCGACGGGTCTGATCACGCTGCCGAAGCGCCCGATCCGCAAACCGAAGGACATGGTCGGCGCGACGTTTCTCGTGCAGGGCCCGAGCGAACGCGCTGAACTTGCTGCGACCTTCAGCCTGAACAAACTGCCGATGAATTACAAGATGGTGCCCGTCGGCTTCTCGCCCGAGGCGCTGCTCGAAGGCCAGGGTGACGCGTATTTCTGCTACATCACCAACCAGCCGCGCACGCTGGAGAAGATGGGGCTGGTGAAGGACAAGGACTTTTTCGTCACGCCCATCTATGACCTCGGCTACCGCGTGCCGTCCTCGCTTCTCTTTGTGGAGCGGCGCATGATCCGCGATCATCGCGAGCAGCTCGTCGGCTTCCTCGAAGGCTTGTTGCTCGCACGCCAGGCGAACTTCGCCGACGTCACACTCGCGCCACGCCTTGCTGCAGAGCACTATGGCGGCGACCTCGGGCTCGACTACGAGCAGC
The nucleotide sequence above comes from Granulicella cerasi. Encoded proteins:
- a CDS encoding ABC transporter substrate-binding protein, with product MNRRAFLKLSAASALCAGPLAGCRRQQVNHIVWALGWIPDVEYGNLWTALDRGFFTQSGARVDYFPGGPNAPQPVVMVAAGEATLGDAEWLPLTDAVLQGNDFVVIAAQFPILPTGLITLPKRPIRKPKDMVGATFLVQGPSERAELAATFSLNKLPMNYKMVPVGFSPEALLEGQGDAYFCYITNQPRTLEKMGLVKDKDFFVTPIYDLGYRVPSSLLFVERRMIRDHREQLVGFLEGLLLARQANFADVTLAPRLAAEHYGGDLGLDYEQQLSLNKGQLLLEREAGREVPFSFGDDAIKTLYAAAAATGRTHLPTPNKLFDLSMLEDAYTRLKQKGALHVASS